A stretch of the Clostridium sp. 'White wine YQ' genome encodes the following:
- the yaaA gene encoding S4 domain-containing protein YaaA — MNEIKISTEFIKLDSFLKWVGVASLGSEAKFLIQEGEVKVNGEVCIQRGKKLRVNDVIEIQQEKFKII; from the coding sequence ATGAATGAAATAAAAATAAGTACTGAGTTTATAAAATTAGATTCTTTTTTAAAATGGGTTGGAGTAGCCTCTCTTGGATCTGAGGCTAAGTTTTTAATTCAAGAGGGTGAAGTAAAAGTTAACGGAGAAGTATGCATCCAAAGAGGTAAAAAATTAAGAGTAAATGACGTAATAGAGATACAGCAAGAAAAGTTTAAAATAATTTAA
- the remB gene encoding extracellular matrix regulator RemB: protein MFLHLGENVVVPVKDVIGIFDLQNTMYSSDTIQFLRLAEEDGFVERISKEKPKSFVIAEVDKKSKIYLSPISSSTLTKRTDVEYNP from the coding sequence GTGTTTTTACACTTGGGAGAAAATGTAGTAGTTCCAGTAAAAGACGTTATAGGGATATTTGACTTACAAAATACAATGTATAGTTCTGACACTATACAATTCTTAAGATTGGCAGAAGAAGATGGTTTTGTAGAGAGAATCTCAAAAGAAAAACCAAAGTCTTTTGTTATTGCAGAAGTAGATAAAAAGAGCAAGATTTATCTTTCTCCGATTTCATCATCTACGTTAACAAAAAGAACTGATGTAGAATATAATCCTTAA
- the dnaA gene encoding chromosomal replication initiator protein DnaA produces MDTHLNQLWEKTLNIVKSEMTEVSFNTWIKSCEPLSISSDSIKIGVPNEFTRDILEQRYKDLVANAIRLVSSKKYNIEFLIESDFQKEDVKVKDTTKEIQKESSVVVSDEMSATLNPKYTFDSFVIGNSNRFAHAASLAVAEAPAKAYNPLFIYGGVGLGKTHLMHAIGHYILQNNSKSKVVYVSSEKFTNELINSIKDDKNEEFRNRYRNVDVLLIDDVQFIAGKERTQEEFFHTFNALHDANKQIILSSDRPPKEIPTLEDRLRSRFEWGLIADIQAPDFETRMAILKKKADVENLNVANEVMVYIATKIKANIRELEGALIRIVAYSSLTGREITVDLASEALKDIISNKQSKHITIDTIQDVVSSYYNLRVEELKSQRRTRNVAYPRQIAMYLSRKLTDLSLPKIGEEFGGRDHTTVIHAYEKISENLKTDEVLQNTVNDITKKLTQK; encoded by the coding sequence ATGGATACCCACCTAAATCAATTATGGGAAAAAACATTAAATATAGTAAAAAGTGAGATGACTGAAGTTAGCTTTAACACATGGATAAAAAGTTGTGAACCCTTATCTATATCTTCAGATAGCATAAAGATAGGCGTTCCAAATGAATTTACAAGAGATATTTTAGAGCAAAGATACAAGGATCTAGTCGCAAATGCCATAAGACTTGTCTCCTCTAAAAAATATAATATAGAATTTCTAATAGAATCAGATTTTCAAAAGGAAGATGTTAAAGTTAAAGACACTACAAAGGAAATTCAAAAGGAAAGTTCAGTAGTTGTAAGTGATGAAATGTCGGCAACGTTGAATCCTAAGTATACTTTTGACTCTTTTGTCATTGGTAATTCAAATAGATTTGCGCATGCAGCATCATTGGCCGTTGCTGAAGCCCCTGCTAAAGCATATAACCCACTATTTATATATGGTGGTGTAGGTCTTGGTAAAACTCACCTTATGCATGCTATTGGACACTATATTCTACAAAACAATTCGAAATCAAAGGTAGTTTATGTTTCATCAGAGAAATTTACTAATGAATTAATAAACTCCATTAAAGACGATAAGAATGAAGAATTTAGAAACAGATATAGAAATGTCGATGTTCTTCTAATAGATGATGTTCAGTTTATAGCAGGAAAAGAAAGAACTCAGGAAGAATTCTTCCATACATTTAATGCGCTTCATGACGCAAATAAGCAAATAATTCTTTCATCAGATAGACCACCGAAAGAAATTCCTACATTAGAAGATAGATTGAGAAGTAGATTTGAATGGGGACTTATTGCAGACATTCAAGCTCCAGACTTTGAAACAAGGATGGCAATCTTAAAAAAGAAAGCTGATGTAGAAAACTTAAACGTAGCTAACGAAGTAATGGTATATATCGCTACAAAGATTAAAGCTAATATAAGAGAACTAGAAGGTGCTCTTATAAGGATAGTCGCATATTCATCCTTAACAGGAAGAGAAATAACCGTAGATCTAGCAAGTGAAGCTTTAAAAGATATCATATCTAATAAACAAAGTAAACATATTACAATAGACACAATTCAAGATGTTGTTTCATCATACTATAATCTTAGAGTTGAAGAGCTAAAATCTCAAAGAAGAACACGTAATGTAGCATATCCAAGACAAATAGCTATGTATTTAAGCAGAAAGCTTACTGATTTATCTTTACCAAAGATAGGAGAAGAATTTGGTGGAAGAGATCATACTACTGTAATACATGCCTATGAGAAGATATCTGAAAATTTAAAAACAGATGAAGTTCTACAAAACACAGTAAACGACATAACAAAGAAATTAACTCAAAAATAA
- the dnaN gene encoding DNA polymerase III subunit beta: MKFICEKSKLQDAISIAQKAITGKSTMPILEGVYLNAKDSKLTLIGSDVDVSIETIIDSEVIEPGSIVVDAKIFGEIIRKLPNDLVTIETLGVEEGNNIIQITCKKSVFNLVHMNPSDFPELPAINETKLFSIPQNLLKNMIKGTSFAIAQDETRPILQGILFEVNNSYLNLVALDGYRLAIRSELIDSENTISSVIPGKTLNEVAKILEDSEDVVDITFTTNHILFNLGETKVISRLLEGEFIKYKSLLPQEYKGLVTVNRQDLQNCIERASLMAKEGNTNLIKFELVGDTLIITSNSQLGKVREEVGVNLQGDEIQIAFNSRYLIDVLKVMDSDEVMLELTSSVSPCVIRNNETDNSKYLVLPVRLAR; the protein is encoded by the coding sequence ATGAAATTTATATGTGAAAAATCAAAATTACAAGATGCTATATCAATAGCTCAAAAAGCAATAACAGGAAAATCTACAATGCCTATATTAGAAGGTGTTTACCTAAATGCAAAAGATTCCAAATTAACATTAATAGGATCAGATGTAGATGTATCAATAGAAACAATTATTGATTCTGAAGTTATCGAACCTGGATCAATTGTTGTTGATGCAAAAATATTCGGAGAAATAATAAGAAAGTTACCTAATGACTTAGTGACAATAGAAACTCTAGGTGTTGAAGAAGGAAATAATATAATACAAATTACTTGTAAAAAATCAGTATTTAACTTAGTTCATATGAATCCATCAGATTTTCCAGAGCTTCCAGCAATTAATGAAACTAAGTTATTTTCCATTCCTCAAAATCTATTAAAGAATATGATAAAAGGTACATCTTTTGCTATCGCGCAAGATGAAACAAGACCAATACTTCAAGGAATTTTATTTGAGGTTAACAATTCATATTTAAATTTAGTAGCCTTAGATGGATATAGATTGGCAATAAGAAGTGAGTTAATAGATTCTGAAAATACAATTAGTTCAGTAATACCTGGAAAAACACTAAATGAAGTAGCTAAAATCTTAGAGGATAGTGAAGATGTTGTAGATATCACTTTTACAACTAATCATATATTATTTAATCTAGGTGAAACTAAAGTTATATCAAGGTTATTAGAAGGAGAATTTATTAAATATAAATCTTTATTACCTCAAGAATATAAAGGATTAGTCACTGTAAACAGACAAGATCTACAAAATTGTATTGAAAGAGCATCATTAATGGCAAAAGAGGGAAATACTAATTTAATTAAATTTGAATTGGTTGGTGACACTTTAATAATCACATCTAATTCTCAATTGGGAAAGGTAAGAGAAGAAGTTGGTGTAAATTTGCAAGGAGATGAGATACAAATTGCATTTAACTCTAGATACTTAATTGATGTTCTTAAGGTAATGGATTCTGATGAAGTGATGCTTGAACTTACATCAAGCGTTAGTCCATGTGTAATAAGAAATAATGAAACGGATAATTCTAAATATCTTGTCCTACCTGTAAGATTAGCAAGATAG
- the gyrA gene encoding DNA gyrase subunit A — protein sequence MNNNEGKVVQVDIKNEMKKCYIDYAMSVIVGRALPDVRDGLKPVHRRILFSMHELGLRPDRGYRKCARIVGEVLGKYHPHGDTSVYEALVRMAQDFSMRYMLVDGHGNFGSVDGDGAAAMRYTEAKMNKIAAEMLRDINKNTVDFIPNFDGEEQEPAVLPSRFPNLLVNGSSGIAVGMATNIPPHNLGEVIDGTIMLIDDPEVTILDLMTKIKGPDFPTAGIIMGKAGIRAAYETGRGRVVVRAKTEIEEEKGRLKIIVNELPYQVNKAKLIENIADLVKDKKINGISDLRDESDREGMRIVIELKKDANPSVVLNLLFKHTKMQDTFGVNTIALVDNEPKVLNLKEILVHYVNFQKEVITRRTVFELNKAQERAHILEGLKIALDNIDEVISIIRGSKNSEIARNTLIERFNLSEKQSQAILDMRLARLTGLERDKIEDEYNELMILINRLNEILSSEEKLLGVIKEELIEIKERYGDERRTVIEKQENEIDIEDLIQEEDVVITLTHTGYVKRILADTYSAQRRGGKGIQAMTTKEDDFVEHVVVTSTHSDILFFTNRGRVYKRRAYEIPDAGRTAKGTNIINLIPIEQDERIETVLSVKDVNPDGFLFMATKKGIVKKTPIEEFKNLRRNGLIAINLRDGDELLKVKQTYGDAEIIIATQNGIAIKFSEKDVRPMGRTASGVKAISLRKDDVAVCMDIATPDEELLVISENGFGKRTPLTEYKTQNRGGMGLITYKVAEKTGKLVGATVCKQDDEMMLINTSGVAIRINVAGISVTSRSAMGVTLMRTSEEEKIVAIAKISSSESSEESELLENDSEISDVNDNSLESLLERTEDDN from the coding sequence ATGAATAATAACGAGGGAAAAGTAGTTCAGGTTGATATAAAAAATGAGATGAAAAAATGCTATATAGATTACGCTATGAGCGTTATAGTTGGGCGTGCTCTTCCAGATGTTAGAGATGGTTTAAAGCCAGTACATAGAAGAATACTATTTTCTATGCATGAACTTGGATTAAGACCTGATAGAGGATATAGAAAGTGTGCAAGAATAGTTGGAGAAGTTTTAGGTAAATATCACCCACATGGAGATACTTCTGTTTATGAAGCATTAGTAAGAATGGCTCAAGATTTTTCTATGAGATATATGCTTGTAGATGGTCATGGAAATTTTGGTTCTGTCGATGGTGATGGCGCAGCTGCAATGAGATATACAGAAGCAAAAATGAATAAAATTGCTGCTGAAATGCTAAGAGATATAAATAAAAATACTGTAGACTTTATACCAAACTTTGATGGTGAAGAGCAAGAACCTGCAGTATTACCTTCAAGGTTTCCAAATTTATTAGTTAATGGTTCTTCTGGTATAGCAGTAGGTATGGCAACAAATATACCTCCTCATAATCTTGGTGAAGTTATAGATGGAACAATTATGCTTATAGATGATCCAGAAGTAACAATTTTAGATTTGATGACTAAAATTAAAGGTCCAGATTTCCCAACAGCAGGTATAATAATGGGTAAGGCTGGAATTAGGGCTGCTTATGAAACAGGTAGAGGAAGAGTTGTTGTAAGAGCAAAAACTGAAATAGAAGAAGAAAAAGGAAGATTAAAAATCATAGTTAACGAACTTCCATACCAAGTAAATAAAGCTAAGCTAATAGAAAATATAGCGGATTTAGTTAAAGATAAGAAAATAAATGGAATATCAGATTTAAGAGATGAATCTGATAGAGAAGGTATGAGAATAGTAATAGAACTTAAGAAGGATGCAAATCCTAGTGTAGTTCTAAACTTACTATTTAAGCATACAAAGATGCAAGACACCTTTGGAGTAAATACAATTGCACTAGTAGATAATGAACCAAAGGTTTTAAATTTAAAGGAGATACTAGTACACTATGTAAACTTCCAAAAAGAAGTTATCACAAGAAGAACAGTATTTGAATTAAATAAAGCTCAAGAAAGAGCTCATATTTTAGAGGGATTAAAAATTGCATTAGATAATATCGATGAAGTAATAAGTATTATTAGAGGTTCTAAAAATTCAGAAATAGCTAGAAATACACTTATTGAAAGATTTAATCTAAGCGAAAAACAATCTCAGGCAATATTAGATATGAGACTTGCTAGATTAACAGGTTTAGAAAGAGACAAAATAGAAGATGAGTATAATGAACTTATGATTTTAATCAATAGATTAAATGAAATATTATCTTCTGAGGAAAAATTACTAGGCGTAATCAAAGAAGAACTTATAGAAATTAAAGAAAGATATGGCGATGAAAGAAGAACAGTAATCGAAAAACAAGAAAATGAAATAGATATTGAAGATCTAATTCAAGAAGAGGATGTTGTAATAACATTAACTCATACAGGCTATGTTAAGAGAATTTTAGCTGACACTTACTCTGCCCAAAGAAGAGGGGGTAAGGGAATACAAGCAATGACTACAAAAGAAGATGACTTTGTAGAGCATGTTGTTGTAACATCAACTCATTCAGATATACTATTCTTTACTAATAGAGGTAGAGTATATAAACGTAGAGCATATGAAATTCCTGATGCAGGAAGAACAGCAAAAGGAACTAATATTATTAATCTTATTCCGATTGAACAAGATGAGCGTATAGAAACAGTATTATCTGTTAAAGATGTTAATCCAGATGGATTCTTATTTATGGCTACTAAGAAGGGTATTGTTAAAAAGACCCCAATAGAAGAATTTAAGAATCTTAGAAGAAATGGATTAATTGCTATAAATTTAAGAGATGGTGATGAGTTACTAAAGGTTAAACAAACATATGGAGATGCAGAAATTATAATAGCAACACAGAATGGTATTGCTATTAAGTTTAGCGAAAAAGATGTTAGACCTATGGGAAGAACAGCATCAGGTGTAAAAGCTATATCATTAAGAAAAGATGATGTTGCTGTTTGTATGGATATAGCTACTCCGGATGAGGAACTATTAGTTATAAGTGAAAATGGATTTGGTAAAAGAACACCATTAACTGAATATAAAACACAAAATAGAGGTGGAATGGGTCTTATAACTTATAAAGTGGCTGAGAAAACAGGTAAGTTAGTTGGTGCAACTGTATGTAAGCAAGATGATGAAATGATGCTTATAAATACTTCAGGCGTAGCAATAAGAATAAATGTTGCAGGAATTTCTGTTACAAGTAGATCAGCAATGGGAGTAACATTAATGAGAACTAGTGAAGAAGAAAAGATAGTTGCAATAGCTAAAATTTCTTCATCTGAGTCTAGTGAAGAATCAGAACTATTAGAAAATGATAGTGAAATAAGTGATGTTAATGATAATTCATTAGAAAGTCTTTTAGAGAGAACAGAAGACGATAATTAA
- the rpmH gene encoding 50S ribosomal protein L34 has product MFMTYQPKKKQRKREHGFRKRMSTLSGRNVLKRRRQKGRKRLTA; this is encoded by the coding sequence ATGTTCATGACATACCAACCTAAAAAGAAACAAAGAAAAAGAGAGCATGGATTTAGAAAGAGAATGAGCACTCTATCAGGAAGAAACGTGCTTAAGAGAAGAAGACAAAAAGGAAGAAAAAGATTAACAGCATAA
- the recF gene encoding DNA replication/repair protein RecF (All proteins in this family for which functions are known are DNA-binding proteins that assist the filamentation of RecA onto DNA for the initiation of recombination or recombinational repair.) — protein MFVKRLLLLNYRNYKSLEIELSNSVNVFIGDNAQGKTNILEAIYYCGFAKSHRTSKDKELIKWNEDRSYISLKVGKERLDKTIEINILKDGKKAIRVNSVKINKIDQLIGIFNVVMFSPEDLKIVKESPGIRRKFLDMELCQLSNKYYYNLVQYNKIINERNLILKSKKVDNFMLDIYDDQLVEFGSYIIKSRLDYIDKLNLHSYDIHKEITSGKEEIKFKYTSTVKDNDNIKISFKDLLVKNRSKDIERRLTSVGPHRDDFEILINNIDAKSFGSQGQQRTSVLTIKFASLSIIKDITGEYPVLLLDDVLSELDFTRKSYILNSISGIQTIITGTGIEDISRYLNSESKVFKVNDGVVIS, from the coding sequence ATGTTTGTTAAAAGATTACTTTTGTTAAATTACAGAAATTATAAAAGTTTAGAGATAGAATTATCAAATAGCGTTAATGTGTTTATAGGAGATAATGCACAAGGCAAAACAAATATTTTAGAAGCTATATATTATTGCGGTTTTGCAAAATCTCACAGAACCTCAAAAGATAAGGAATTAATTAAATGGAATGAGGATAGATCGTACATAAGTTTAAAGGTTGGAAAAGAGAGACTCGATAAGACAATAGAAATAAATATTTTAAAAGATGGTAAGAAAGCTATACGAGTTAATTCCGTAAAAATTAATAAAATAGATCAATTAATCGGAATATTCAATGTAGTTATGTTTTCACCAGAGGATTTAAAAATTGTAAAAGAATCTCCGGGAATCAGAAGAAAATTTTTAGATATGGAATTATGTCAGTTAAGTAATAAGTATTACTATAATCTTGTTCAGTACAACAAAATTATAAACGAAAGAAATCTTATACTAAAATCTAAAAAAGTAGATAACTTTATGCTGGATATATATGACGATCAACTTGTTGAATTTGGAAGTTATATAATCAAAAGCAGATTAGATTATATAGATAAGTTAAATCTTCATAGTTATGATATTCATAAAGAAATAACTTCTGGAAAAGAAGAGATTAAATTTAAGTACACATCCACTGTTAAAGATAATGATAATATAAAAATATCCTTTAAAGATTTATTGGTTAAAAATAGATCGAAAGATATTGAAAGAAGATTAACTAGTGTAGGACCTCATAGAGATGACTTTGAAATATTGATAAATAACATAGATGCAAAAAGTTTTGGTTCTCAAGGGCAGCAAAGAACGTCTGTCTTAACCATTAAATTTGCATCTCTAAGCATTATAAAAGATATTACTGGTGAATATCCAGTACTTCTTTTGGATGATGTTTTATCAGAATTAGATTTTACAAGAAAATCTTATATATTGAATTCAATAAGTGGAATTCAAACAATAATAACCGGAACGGGAATAGAAGATATATCTAGATATTTAAATAGTGAATCTAAAGTTTTTAAAGTTAACGATGGAGTTGTTATTAGTTAG
- the yidC gene encoding membrane protein insertase YidC, which yields MFQVIVDFMYNIVEKLHDLIVTIGITDVGVSYVLAVILFTLIVRLFLLPLNIKSTRSTAKMQEIQPEVKKLQAKHKNSPEKLNQEMMKLYKENNVSMTGGCLPMIIQMPILFALYWAFRQIHQVSGADFLWIPNLALRDPYFILPVLAAGSTYLSTVFTTKVNAASVENSPMNMSTMNIGMSVMIGVSAINFESLLVIYWIVGSLIQMLQTYVIVVLPKKNKAKAA from the coding sequence TTGTTTCAAGTTATTGTTGATTTCATGTACAACATCGTGGAGAAGCTTCATGATTTAATTGTTACTATAGGTATTACGGATGTGGGAGTTTCATATGTACTAGCTGTAATATTATTTACATTAATAGTAAGATTATTTTTATTACCATTAAATATAAAATCAACTAGATCAACTGCAAAAATGCAGGAGATACAACCAGAAGTTAAGAAATTACAAGCAAAACATAAGAATAGTCCAGAAAAATTAAATCAGGAAATGATGAAATTATATAAAGAAAATAATGTAAGTATGACTGGTGGTTGTTTGCCAATGATCATACAAATGCCTATACTTTTTGCTCTTTACTGGGCGTTTAGACAGATACATCAAGTTTCAGGCGCTGATTTCTTATGGATACCTAACTTAGCGTTAAGAGATCCATATTTTATACTACCAGTTTTAGCTGCAGGTTCTACTTATTTGTCAACAGTTTTTACTACTAAAGTAAATGCAGCAAGTGTAGAAAATTCACCTATGAATATGTCTACTATGAATATAGGTATGTCTGTAATGATAGGTGTTTCTGCTATTAATTTTGAATCCTTATTAGTAATTTATTGGATTGTAGGAAGCTTGATTCAAATGCTTCAAACATATGTAATAGTTGTTCTGCCAAAGAAAAATAAGGCTAAGGCAGCTTAG
- the yidD gene encoding membrane protein insertion efficiency factor YidD: MKKLLIFPIKLYRKFISPYTKPSCIYTPTCSQYAIEAIEKYGAVKGGFMAIKRILRCHPFHKGGYDPVK; this comes from the coding sequence ATGAAAAAGTTATTGATTTTTCCAATCAAGTTATATAGGAAATTTATATCACCTTATACAAAACCTAGTTGTATATATACTCCGACATGTTCTCAATATGCAATAGAAGCCATTGAAAAATATGGAGCGGTTAAAGGTGGTTTTATGGCTATAAAAAGGATTCTAAGATGTCATCCTTTTCATAAGGGTGGTTATGATCCAGTGAAGTAA
- the gyrB gene encoding DNA topoisomerase (ATP-hydrolyzing) subunit B produces the protein MLEQNKQSYDESQIQVLEGLEAVRKRPGMYIGSTSSRGLHHLVYEIVDNSIDEALAGYCKNIDVYIHEDNSITVIDDGRGMPVGMHPKMGKPTVEVIMTILHAGGKFGGGGYKVSGGLHGVGASVVNALSDECEVTVTREGHVWKQTYSRGAVTSDLIKIADAEDEEHGTKVHFKPDADIFEETVFDFEILSNRLRELAFLNKGISIRLIDERDEKEEDYFYEGGIKSFVSYLNRNREVLHEEPIYVEGVRDGIAVEVALQYHDGYNENIFSFANNIDTIEGGTHLVGFKTALTRVMNDYAKKFGHLKENDKNLSGEDIREGLTAVISVKISEPQFEGQTKTKLGNSEVRGVVDGILGESVALYLEENPSVGKIVVDKALVAARAREAARKARELTRKSVLERSALPGKLADCSSKDPMECEIYIVEGDSAGGSAKQGRDRKFQAILPLRGKIMNVEKQRLDKILNSDTIRSMVTAFGAGIGKDFDIEKIRYNRIIIMTDADVDGAHIRTLLLTFFYRYMRELVDQGHVYIAQPPLYKVSKAKKDVYVYSDKELENTLVELGGKDNNTDIQRYKGLGEMNATQLWETTMDPEQRVLLRATIEDAMAADEIFTILMGDKVEPRREFIQNNASKVVNLDI, from the coding sequence ATGTTGGAACAGAATAAACAAAGTTATGATGAAAGTCAGATACAGGTTCTTGAAGGATTAGAGGCAGTAAGAAAAAGACCTGGTATGTATATAGGGAGTACTAGTTCTAGAGGATTACATCATTTAGTATACGAAATTGTTGATAATAGTATTGATGAAGCTTTAGCTGGATATTGCAAGAATATAGATGTTTATATACATGAAGATAATTCAATAACTGTAATAGATGATGGAAGAGGTATGCCAGTAGGAATGCATCCTAAAATGGGAAAACCTACAGTTGAAGTTATTATGACAATACTTCATGCTGGTGGAAAATTTGGCGGCGGAGGATACAAGGTTTCTGGAGGATTACATGGTGTTGGTGCTTCAGTTGTTAATGCCTTATCTGACGAATGTGAAGTTACTGTAACAAGAGAGGGGCATGTTTGGAAACAAACATATTCTAGAGGTGCAGTTACAAGTGATTTAATTAAAATAGCAGATGCTGAAGATGAAGAACACGGAACAAAAGTTCATTTTAAGCCAGATGCTGACATTTTTGAAGAGACTGTATTTGATTTTGAAATATTATCAAATAGATTAAGAGAGCTAGCGTTTTTAAACAAAGGAATAAGTATTAGGTTAATCGATGAAAGAGATGAAAAAGAAGAAGACTATTTCTATGAAGGAGGAATCAAATCCTTTGTAAGTTATTTAAATAGAAATAGAGAAGTTTTACATGAAGAGCCTATTTATGTTGAAGGTGTAAGAGATGGGATAGCTGTTGAAGTTGCCTTACAATATCATGATGGATATAACGAAAATATATTTTCTTTCGCAAATAACATAGATACCATTGAGGGTGGAACACACTTAGTTGGATTTAAGACAGCTCTTACTAGAGTAATGAATGATTATGCTAAGAAATTTGGGCACTTAAAAGAGAATGATAAAAATCTTTCAGGTGAAGATATAAGAGAAGGATTAACAGCTGTTATATCAGTTAAAATATCTGAGCCTCAATTTGAAGGACAAACAAAAACTAAACTTGGAAACTCTGAAGTTAGAGGTGTAGTTGATGGTATTCTAGGTGAAAGTGTAGCTTTATACTTAGAAGAAAACCCTTCAGTAGGTAAGATTGTGGTAGACAAAGCTTTAGTAGCAGCAAGAGCAAGAGAAGCAGCTAGGAAGGCAAGAGAACTTACTAGAAAATCTGTGTTAGAAAGAAGCGCATTACCAGGAAAACTAGCAGATTGTTCGTCTAAGGATCCTATGGAATGTGAAATTTATATAGTAGAGGGAGACTCAGCTGGTGGATCTGCTAAGCAAGGCAGAGATAGAAAATTCCAAGCTATACTTCCTTTAAGAGGAAAAATAATGAATGTTGAGAAACAGAGACTAGATAAGATTCTTAACTCAGATACAATAAGAAGTATGGTTACTGCATTTGGAGCAGGTATTGGTAAAGATTTCGATATAGAAAAGATAAGATACAATAGAATAATAATAATGACAGATGCGGATGTTGATGGTGCTCATATTAGAACACTACTATTAACATTCTTCTACAGATACATGAGAGAACTAGTAGACCAAGGACATGTATATATAGCACAACCACCTTTATATAAGGTGTCAAAGGCTAAAAAGGATGTATATGTATATTCAGATAAAGAATTAGAAAATACATTAGTTGAACTTGGAGGAAAAGATAATAATACTGACATCCAAAGATACAAAGGTTTAGGTGAAATGAATGCCACCCAGTTATGGGAAACAACTATGGATCCTGAACAAAGAGTATTATTAAGAGCAACTATTGAAGATGCAATGGCTGCAGATGAGATATTTACTATTCTTATGGGAGATAAAGTAGAACCTAGAAGAGAGTTTATTCAAAATAACGCAAGCAAAGTGGTTAACTTAGATATTTAG